Proteins encoded together in one Carya illinoinensis cultivar Pawnee chromosome 3, C.illinoinensisPawnee_v1, whole genome shotgun sequence window:
- the LOC122305506 gene encoding indole-3-glycerol phosphate synthase, chloroplastic-like, with product MEGLVFMRPALPSLTHRPNQFSIRRSIPGTPMDFHIRNSGPFAFSSIRAQQLESKDGSATVSEAAVSEENALKIKEWEVGMFHNEVAATQGIRIRRRPPTGPPLHYVGPFEFRLQNEGNTPRNILEEIIWNKDKEVSQSKERRPLSSLKKYLDNAPPTRDFIGALKAANIRTGLPGLIAEVKKASPSRGVLREDFDPVEIGRAYERGGAACLSVLTDEKYFMGSFENLQLIKNAGVKCPLLCKEFVIDAYQIYNARIKGADAILLIAAVLPDLDIKYMIKICKMLGLAALVEVHDEREMDRVLGIEGVELIGINNRNLETFEVDISNTKKLLEGERGQRIHEKDIIVVGESGLFTPDDIAFVQEAGVRAVLVGESIVKQSDPGKGITGLFGKDISCS from the exons ATGGAGGGTTTGGTTTTTATGCGACCCGCGCTTCCATCTCTCACTCACAGACCCAACCAATTCTCTATCAGGAGGTCCATTCCAGGAACTCCGATGGACTTTCATATACGAAATTCGGGTCCTTTTGCTTTTTCCTCAATCAGAGCTCAACAg CTAGAGTCCAAGGATGGCTCTGCTACAGTTTCAGAAGCAGCTGTATCCGAAGAAAATGCTCTCAAAATCAAGGAGTGGGAAGTGGGAATGTTCCACAATGAGGTAGCTGCTACCCAGGGTATAAGAATTAGGAGGCGGCCTCCGACTGGACCTCCTTTGCACTATGTGGGACCTTTTGAGTTTCGGTTGCAGAATGAGGGCAATACTCCTCGCAATATTTTAGAGGAAATCATTTGGAACAAGGACAAGGAAGTCTCACAA TCTAAAGAGAGAAGGCCTCTCTCGTCACTGAAGAAATACCTCGACAATGCTCCTCCCACTAGGGACTTTATTGGAGCTCTTAAGGCAGCAAATATACGAACCGGACTTCCTGGATTGATTGCTGAAGTGAAAAAGGCTTCTCCAAGTAGAGGAGTTCTGAGAGAGGATTTTGATCCA GTTGAAATTGGCCGAGCTTATGAGCGAGGTGGAGCAGCTTGTCTCAGTGTTTTGACAGATGAGAAGTATTTTATG GGAAGCTTTGAAAATCTGCAGTTGATAAAGAATGCTGGAGTCAAG TGCCCTCTACTGTGCAAAGAATTTGTCATAGATGCATATCAGATCTACAATGCTCGAATAAAAGGTGCAGATGCCATTCTTTTAATTGCTGCTGTTTTGCCTGATCTTGACATCAAATACATGATTAAGATCTGCAAGATGCTTGGTTTGGCAGCACTTGTCGAG GTTcatgatgagagagagatggatcGAGTTCTTGGAATAGAAGGGGTTGAGCTTATTGGCATTAACAACCGCAATCTTg AAACATTTGAGGTTGATATAAGTAACACAAAGAAGCTTCTCGAAGGGGAGCGGGGTCAAAGGATCCATGAAAAAGACATAATT GTAGTTGGGGAATCTGGGTTGTTTACTCCCGATGATATTGCTTTTGTACAAGAAGCTGGTGTTAGAGCG GTTTTGGTTGGAGAGTCGATTGTGAAACAAAGTGATCCTGGGAAGGGGATAACCGGACTTTTTGGCAAAGATATTTCATGCTCATGA